The following nucleotide sequence is from Aliidongia dinghuensis.
GCCCTCGATGCGCCGATCGATTTCCGTCCCGGACTGCCCGATCTCAAGTCGTTTCCGGCGGAGGCGTGGCGGCGCGCTTCAGCACGCAAACTGCAGGACGCACGCCGGCAGATCGGCTTCTACGGCGACCCGGCCGGCGACAGCATCCTGCGCGAGGAGCTGGCGCAGCACCTTGCCCTGTCGCGCGGCCTGAAGGCGACCGCGCGCGACGTGATCATCACCAATGGGGCACAGCAAGCCTTTGATCTGCTTGCACGGCTTCTCGTCTGTCCGGGTCTTTGCGTCGCCGTCGAGGACCCCTGCTACCCGGGTGCCGTGGTTGCGCTCAAGGCCGCGGGGGCGCGGCTGGTCCCCGTTCCCGTCGACGAGGAAGGGCTGATCGTATCGCGGCTCCCCGACGATGCGGCGATCGTCTACGTGACGCCCTCGCACCAGTTCCCGCTGGGCTACACGATGTCTCTGACGCGGCGCCTGGCCCTGCTCGATTGGGCGCGAGCCCGCAACGCGCTCATCATCGAAGACGACTACGACAGCGAGTACCGCTACAGCGAGCGGCCTCTGGAAGCGCTCCAGGGGCTGGACGGGAGTTCCTCAGTTGCCTATGTCGGGACCTTCTCGAAGACCCTGCTCCCGGGTTTCCGCCTCGGCTATCTCGTAGCACCGCCCGATCTGCGAGGCCCCCTGCTGGCAGCCAAATGGATCAGCGACCGTCACGTTCCAAGTCTGGCGCAAATGGCATTGGCCGAGTTCATGTCGGACGGGTCCTTTGCTAGCTACCTTCGTCACATGCGCCGGATCTATGCGGAACGGCACGCGATCCTGTCGGAAGGGCTGGCGCGCATCGCTCCAAGGGCGCTCCGCGTCATCCCCTCCCACGCCGGGCTGCACCTCACGGCCCTGCTTGCCGACGCTCTCGATGAGACCGATCTCGCCGCCCGGGCGCGCGAGGTCGGCGTCGGGCTCTATCCCCTGTCGGGCTTCGGGATCGCCGTTCGCCCGCCCGGATTTCTCTTCGGCTTCGGCAACCTGCCTGTAGCCCTCATCCGAGACGGCCTTGGCCGTCTTGCCGCCCTCCTGGCAGAAAGCGGCGAAGTGCGAGCCGCAGGTCATGGCGCGATGAAAGCGACCTCGTAAGCCTGCCAACGCACGGCCACATCGGAAATATGCAATATAGTACTACTTTATCCACGGCTCGTGGACCGAAGCTCGCGATTTCATGCGAGATACCGCGTGAAAAGTGGCCTCCTGTCCGAGCGAAATAGTGGTTCCGATCGCTCATAGTGCAATATATTGCTTGTTCCTCCTCGCGCGCGGCGGACAATGTGCTGGAAGGCTCGCCCGGCCGGCCAGTTCGATCCACCCACGAGCAGCACAGCGATCGCCCGCAGCCGTCGCGCAGGAGGAAGCATGACCATCGCCATCTCAACCCGCCGATCCGGCTCCTATGGCCTCAGAAACCGCGCGGCCCTGTGCATCGCCCCGGTAGCGGCGCTGATCTATCCCTTCACACTCAAGCTCTTCAATTTTGCGGTCACCGCCCGCGCGGCCTCGGACGGTTCCGCAAGCGACGTTGCGCTCGCTGCGTTCGCGCTGTTTCTCTCCTTCGCGCTGCCGGCCGCGACCCTCGTATCCGCGACGCGCCTTGCCGAGCTGGAGATGCCCACGGCGGCACAGCTGCGCGCCAAGCGGATTGCGATCTTTTCGGTCGCCGCGCCGACAATCTTTGTCTTTATCGGCGTGCTGCTCTACATGGCCGGCGACCCGATCCCCGATACCTGGGCGTGGGTCGCCTTCTGGGCTGTGCTCACGTTGTTGGTGCTTCGTGCTGACAATGGTGCGCCGGCCATCTTGGAGGCAAAGCCGATCGCGGCGGCGCTGCGCGTCGCGCACGGCATCGCGGCACTGGCGATCATCCTCATCTTTCTGGGCTTCCACCTCACGAACCACCTCGCCGGCCTTTCCGGACCCGAGGCGCACACCGCGTTCCAGAAGGTGGTGCGCCACGTGTACCGCGCCAGGATCGTCGAGCCTTTGCTGGTAGCGCTGTTCTTCTTCCAGGTCGGATCGGGGCTCTATTTCGCCTTTCGTCACATGGCGAAACCGATGGATCGCTTCCGCGCATTCCAGGTCGCGTCGGGCATGTATCTCGCGTTCTATGTCGTCGGCCACATGGATTCGGTCTTCATCTTCGCGCGGACCTATCTCGGCATCGATACGGGCTGGGGCTTCGCCACGGGTGCCCCAACCGGGCTCGTGAAGGACGCTTGGAACATCCGCCTCGTCCCGCACTGCGCGCTGGGCGTGTTCTTCGTCCTCGCCCATTTGGCCGCAGGGCTGCGGGTCGTGCTCCTCGCGCACGGCATGCGCAAAGAAACTGCCGACAGGGTGATGATTGGCGGTGCTGCGACCGGCGGCCTCGTCGCGGCGCTCATCATCCTCGCGATGTGCGGCATGCGGCTGCAATTCGCTTGAGCAGGGCGGCGAACCCGCGCCCTTTAGGCTGACGCGATCTCCTCGCCCAGCTCCCGGGCCGCCTCAGCGGCATAGTGCCGAAGATGCT
It contains:
- the pdxR gene encoding MocR-like pyridoxine biosynthesis transcription factor PdxR, with the protein product MRAFELAIRIKGDAALGAQLYRELRRLILEGRLRHGEKLPSSRDLALTLRLSRKTVLEAIARLTAEGYLATRHGSGTFVAIEPNDLAAPKSPVVRSRRLSPWAEALPAIPTIASALDAPIDFRPGLPDLKSFPAEAWRRASARKLQDARRQIGFYGDPAGDSILREELAQHLALSRGLKATARDVIITNGAQQAFDLLARLLVCPGLCVAVEDPCYPGAVVALKAAGARLVPVPVDEEGLIVSRLPDDAAIVYVTPSHQFPLGYTMSLTRRLALLDWARARNALIIEDDYDSEYRYSERPLEALQGLDGSSSVAYVGTFSKTLLPGFRLGYLVAPPDLRGPLLAAKWISDRHVPSLAQMALAEFMSDGSFASYLRHMRRIYAERHAILSEGLARIAPRALRVIPSHAGLHLTALLADALDETDLAARAREVGVGLYPLSGFGIAVRPPGFLFGFGNLPVALIRDGLGRLAALLAESGEVRAAGHGAMKATS